Proteins encoded within one genomic window of Gadus chalcogrammus isolate NIFS_2021 chromosome 6, NIFS_Gcha_1.0, whole genome shotgun sequence:
- the smim15 gene encoding small integral membrane protein 15 — translation MIDVRGWAEYVVEWAAKDPYGFLTTVILALTPLFIASALLSWKLAKMIEARDKEQKKKQKRQENIAKAKRAKKD, via the coding sequence ATGATCGACGTGCGAGGCTGGGCGGAGTACGTGGTGGAGTGGGCTGCCAAAGACCCCTACGGTTTCCTCACGACGGTCATACTGGCTCTCACACCCCTCTTCATTGCCAGTGCGCTGTTGTCGTGGAAACTGGCCAAGATgattgaagcccgggacaaagAGCAGAAGAAAAAGCAGAAACGTCAGGAGAATATTGCAAAGGCCAAGAGGGCCAAGAAAGACTGA